A region from the Leopardus geoffroyi isolate Oge1 chromosome E3, O.geoffroyi_Oge1_pat1.0, whole genome shotgun sequence genome encodes:
- the CD19 gene encoding B-lymphocyte antigen CD19 isoform X4 — MPPPLLLFFLLFLTPEGVRPQKTLLVEAKEGGKAELPCLKGPSDGPPEQQAWFQGAQSELDPGSQGLGIQKGPLGLQLLIFNVSDQMGGFYVCQLGPPSEQAWQSGWTVSVEGSGELFRWNASYLNDPGCGLGNRSSEGPKPSSGYPTSSQLYVWAKGHPEIWETDPECALPRGSLNQSLNQDLTVAPGSTFWLPCEVPPASVARGPISWTLVRPKKHNISLLHLNLREDAPVREMWVLDTLRGGAVLLLPQATAQDAGTYHCYHGNMTIEMQLKVTAQSVRHWLLEAGGWKVPVVPLLYLIICLGSLVSFVHLRRALILRKKRKRMTDPTRRFFKVTPSPGSGAQNQYGNVLSLPTPTSGTGRALRWAAGLGAAVQSYGNPRSDVQEVGAAGPRSPPPAGPEEEEGEAYEEPDSEEGSEFYENDSNLGQDQLSQDGSGYENPEDDALGPGDEDSFSSAESYENEDEELAQPVARTADFLSPHGSAWDPSREATSLGSQSYEDMRGILYAAPQLRSLRAQPGPNHEEDADSYENMDNPNGPEPAWGGGGRMGAWSTR; from the exons ATGCcacctcctcttctcctcttcttcctcctcttcctcacccctGAGGGAGTCAGGCCCCAGAAAACACTGCTGGTGGAGGCTAAAG aggGAGGCAAAGCTGAGCTGCCATGCCTCAAAGGTCCCTCAGATGGTCCCCCTGAGCAGCAGGCCTGGTTTCAGGGGGCTCAGTCAGAGCTGGACCCAGGTTCACAAGGCCTGGGCATCCAGAAGGGGCCCCTGGGCCTCCAGCTCCTCATCTTCAACGTCTCTGACCAGATGGGGGGCTTCTACGTGTGCCAGCTGGGGCCCCCTTCTGAGCAGGCCTGGCAGTCTGGCTGGACAGTCAGCGTGGAGGGCAGCG GGGAGCTGTTCCGCTGGAATGCTTCATACCTAAATGACCCAGGCTGTGGCCTGGGGAACAGGTCCTCAGAGGGCCCCAAGCCCTCTTCTGGTTACCCCACAAGCTCCCAGCTGTACGTGTGGGCCAAAGGCCACCCTGAGATCTGGGAGACAGACCCTGAATGTGCCTTGCCCAGGGGCAGTCTGAACCAGAGCCTCAACCAAG acctCACCGTGGCCCCTGGCTCCACATTCTGGCTGCCCTGTGAGGTGCCCCCTGCCTCCGTGGCCAGAGGCCCCATCTCCTGGACCCTCGTGCGCCCCAAGAAGCATAACATCTCATTGCTGCACTTAAACCTGAGGGAGGATGCCCCGGTCAGAGAGATGTGGGTCCTAGACACCCTCAGGGGAGGGGCTGTTCTGTTGCTGCCCCAGGCCACCGCTCAAGATGCTGGCACCTATCATTGTTACCATGGCAACATGACCATCGAGATGCAGCTGAAGGTCACTGCCCAGTCAG TAAGACACTGGCTGCTGGAGGCTGGTGGCTGGAAAGTCCCCGTTGTGCCATTACTTTATCTGATCATCTGCCTGGGTTCCCTGGTGAGCTTTGTTCATCTTCGAAGAG CCCTGATcctcaggaagaaaagaaagcgaATGACCGATCCCACCAGAAG GTTCTTCAAAGTGACGCCTTCCCCGGGAAGCGGGGCCCAGAATCAGTACGGGAACGTGCTCTCCCTTCCCACGCCCACCTCTGGGACGG GACGCGCCCTAAGGTGGGCTGCAGGCCTGGGGGCCGCCGTCCAGTCGTATGGAAACCCGCGCAGCGACGTACAGGAGGTCGGAGCCGCGGGGCCCCGGAGCCCGCCACCAGCAG gcccagaagaagaggaaggagaagcctATGAGGAGCCGGACAGTGAGGAGGGCTCCGAGTTCTACGAGAATGACTCCAACCTCGGGCAGGACCAACTCTCCCAGG ATGGCAGCGGCTATGAGAACCCTGAGGACGACGCCTTGGGTCCCGGGGATGAAGACTCCTTCTCCAGCG CAGAGTCTTATGAGAATGAGGATGAAGAGCTGGCCCAGCCAGTCGCCAGGACAGCAG aCTTCCTGAGCCCCCATGGGTCTGCCTGGGATCCCAGCAGGGAGGCAACCTCTCTTG GGTCCCAGTCCTACGAGGATATGAGAGGGATCCTGTATGCAGCCCCCCAGCTCCGCTCCCTTCGGGCCCAGCCGGGTCCTAATCATGAGGAAG ATGCAGACTCTTATGAGAACATGGACAATCCCAATGGGCCAGAACCagcatggggaggagggggccgcATGGGCGCCTGGAGCACTAGGTGA